The Glycine soja cultivar W05 chromosome 8, ASM419377v2, whole genome shotgun sequence genome has a window encoding:
- the LOC114420996 gene encoding probable DEAD-box ATP-dependent RNA helicase 48: MWGWMVGEAGRAACNWNWVSLRNMGGGPRTFPGGVNKWKWKRMHEKLARDKQNRLIEQEKQLYQARIRSHIRSTLSPDHQSAAAATHRPLSPNDHVKALADRFVKEGAEDLWNNHDGPLTPNPTPNLNFGPKHTRGYRSVPEVGNSRVGAHKYRFWRKGSDDSSSSESESEVELSVKKRGSSASLGEYDVKRERRVVPKTSPEVEFIRYQLNKRKLSQIEEQQSQEQQQSNESILSNTRFDECGISPLTVKALSSAGYVQMTRIQEASLPICLEGMDALVKAKTGTGKSVAFLLPAIETVLKAMSSNTSQRVPPIYVLILCPTRELASQIAAVAKVLLKYHETIGVQTLVGGIRFKVDQKRLESDPCQILVATPGRLLDHIENKSGISLRLMGLRMLVLDEADHLLDLGFRKDVEKIVDCLPRQRQSLLFSATMPKEVRRVSQLVLKREHKYVDTVGMGCVETPVKVKQSYLIAPHESHFQLVHQILKEHILQTPDYKVIVFCVTGMVTSLMYNLLREMKMNVREIHSRKPQLYRTRISDEFRESKQLILVSSDVSSRGMNYPDVTLVIQVGIPSDREQYIHRLGRTGREDKEGEGVLLIAPWEEYFLDEIKDLPLQNFPLPDINPHTKLKIENSMAKIDNDIKEAAYHAWLGYYNSIREIGREKTTMAELANRFSESIGLQRPPALFRKTAIKMGLKDIPGIRIRK, translated from the exons ATGTGGGGTTGGATGGTCGGGGAAGCTGGTAGGGCAGCGTGCAACTGGAACTGGGTTTCGCTCCGAAACATGGGTGGCGGTCCTCGCACCTTTCCCGGCGGCGTGAACAAGTGGAAGTGGAAGCGCATGCACGAGAAGCTCGCCAGAGACAAACAGAACAGACTCATCGAACAAGAGAAGCAGCTCTACCAAGCTCGCATTCGCTCCCACATCCGCTCCACCCTCTCCCCCGACCACCAAtccgccgccgccgccaccCACCGCCCCCTCTCCCCTAACGACCACGTCAAAGCCCTCGCCGATCGCTTCGTCAAAGAAGGCGCCGAAGACCTCTGGAACAACCACGACGGTCCCCTAACTCCGAACCCAACACCGAACCTCAATTTTGGCCCCAAACACACCAGGGGTTACCGTTCTGTTCCCGAGGTTGGGAACAGTCGTGTTGGGGCCCACAAGTATAGGTTTTGGCGAAAGGGTAGTGATGATTCTTCTTCtagtgagagtgagagtgaaGTTGAATTGAGTGTGAAGAAGAGGGGTAGTAGTGCTTCTTTGGGGGAATATGATGTCAAGAGAGAGAGGAGGGTTGTGCCCAAGACATCTCCAGAGGTTGAGTTTATTAGGTATCAGCTTAATAAGAGGAAGTTGAGCCAGATTGAGGAACAACAGAGTCAAGAGCAACAACAAAGCAATGAAAGCATTCTAAGCAACACAAG gtTTGACGAGTGCGGTATATCGCCACTGACGGTCAAGGCACTTTCTTCAGCTGGTTATGTTCAAATGACCCGCATACAAGAGGCTAGCCTACCTATTTGCCTTGAGG GGATGGATGCTTTAGTCAAAGCTAAAACTGGCACTGGAAAAAGTGTAGCTTTTTTG CTTCCTGCAATTGAAACAGTTCTGAAAGCTATGAGTAGCAATACATCTCAACGGGTGCCTCCAATATATGTTCTAATTCTCTGCCCTACCAGAGAACTTGCTAGTCAAATTGCAGCTGTAGCAAAGGTTTTGCTGAAATATCATGAGACCATCGGGGTGCAGACTCTTGTTGGAGGCATACGATTTAAAGTTGACCAAAAACGCCTTGAATCAGATCCATGCCAG ATACTTGTTGCTACACCTGGTAGGTTGCTGGATCACATTGAGAATAAGTCTGGAATATCTCTGCGATTAATGGGCTTGCGGATGCTTGTACTTGATGAAGCTGACCATTTACTGGACCTAGGATTCAGAAAGGATGTAGAAAAAATTGTTGATTGTTTGCCCCGTCAGCGGCAATCTTTGCTGTTTTCTGCAACCATGCCAAAGGAG GTCCGTCGTGTATCTCAGCTTGTTTTGAAAAGGGAACACAAATATGTTGATACAGTTGGAATGGGTTGTGTAGAAACTCCTGTTAAG GTGAAGCAATCTTATCTTATTGCTCCTCATGAGTCACATTTTCAGTTGGTGCACCAAATTCTGAAGGAGCATATCTTGCAAACACCTGATTATAAG GTTATTGTATTCTGTGTTACTGGGATGGTGACATCACTCATGTATAACCTTCTTcgggaaatgaaaatgaatgttAGGGAGATACATTCTCGAAAACCTCAGCTCTATCGAACTCGTATATCAGATGAGTTCAGGGAATCCAAACAATTGATTCTTGTCTCATCTGATGTTTCATCGCGGGGAATGAATTATCCTGATGTTACCTTAGTCATACAG GTGGGAATTCCTTCTGACCGTGAACAATACATACACCGTCTTGGAAGAACAGGTCGGGAAGACAAAGAAGGGGAAGGTGTACTGTTGATTGCTCCATGGGAAGAGTATTTTTTAGATGAAATCAAGGATCTACCTCTACAAAATTTCCCCTTACCAGATATAAATCCACATACAAAGCTTAAG ATTGAGAATTCAATGGCAAAGATTGATAATGACATCAAAGAAGCAGCTTATCATGCTTGGCTGGGCTATTATAACTCCATCAGGGAAATTGGGAGGGAAAAGACCACTATGGCTGAGCTGGCAAACCGATTTTCTGAATCAATTGGTTTACAGAGGCCTCCGGCTCTCTTCCGAAAAACTGCAATAAAAATGGGTTTGAAAGACATTCCTGGCATTAGAATTCGTAAATAG